From the Hevea brasiliensis isolate MT/VB/25A 57/8 chromosome 15, ASM3005281v1, whole genome shotgun sequence genome, one window contains:
- the LOC110648887 gene encoding peptidyl-prolyl cis-trans isomerase PASTICCINO1 isoform X1 has protein sequence MAVDEEMVPKKKKEPTENEKRRMKIVPGSLMKAEMRPGGGDARPSDGDQVIYHCTVRTLDGVAVESTRLEYGGKDTPIRQVLGKSKMILGLLEGLPTMLKGEVALFKMKPEMHYCEVDCPVSPPSSFPQEDELHFEIEMIDFSKVKVVSDDLGVIKKVVNEGLGWESPREPYEVKARISAKTGNGKVILSHTQEPYCFTFGKSEVPKGLEMGMGTMSREEKAVIYVNNQYLTESPLLSLVEGFDEVHFEVELVHFTQVRDMLGDGRLIKRRLCDGRGEFPMDCPLHDSLLRVHYKGMLLNEEKKVFYDTRVDNDGQPLEFSSGEGLVPEGFEMCVRLMLPGEIALVTCPPDYAYDKFRRPVNVPEGVHIQWEIELLGFEMPKDWTGMDFPSIMGEAEKIRNKGNRLFKEGKFELAKAKYEKVLREFNHVNPQDDEEGKVFVDTRNLLNLNLAASYLKMGDCKKSIEYCNKVLDANPAHVKALYRRGMAYMTDGDFEEAKNDFEKMMKVDKSSEPDATAALQKLKQKKQEVEKKARKQFKGLFDKKPGEIADVGTQDTEERSTSENQTKDGEEDSDGIEEEALLQDQDAANAPRVGWFSHLWPTGRRLFSALGFQRCTIL, from the exons ATGGCTGTAGACGAGGAAATGGTaccaaagaagaagaaagagcccACTGAAAACGAGAAGAG GAGAATGAAAATTGTGCCTGGGAGTTTGATGAAAGCTGAGATGAGACCGGGTGGCGGTGATGCTAGACCATCAGATGGTGACCAG GTCATATACCATTGCACTGTTAGAACATTGGATGGAGTTGCTGTAGAGTCTACTAGGTTGGAATATGGAG GCAAGGACACTCCAATAAGACAAGTTTTGGGAAAAAGTAAGATGATACTAGGATTGCTGGAAGGACTTCCAACAATGCTGAAGGGTGAAGTGGCATTG TTCAAGATGAAACCTGAAATGCACTATTGCGAGGTTGATTGTCCAGTTTCACCTCCAAGTAGCTTTCCACAGGAAGATGAACTTCATTTTGAGATTGAGATGATAGACTTTTCTAAAGTCAAG GTTGTCAGTGATGATTTGGGAGTTATAAAGAAG GTAGTAAATGAAGGGTTGGGCTGGGAATCTCCAAGGGAACCTTATGAAGTAAAGGCTAG GATTTCTGCAAAGACGGGCAATGGGAAAGTAATTTTATCACATACACAAGAACCATATTGCTTTACTTTTGGGAAATCTGAG GTACCTAAGGGCCTTGAAATGGGGATGGGAACAATGTCACGAGAAGAGAAAGCAGTAATATATGTTAACAACCAGTACTTAACCGAGTCTCCTCTGCTCTCTCTGGTGGAAGGTTTTGATGAAGTTCATTTTGAAGTGGAGCTTGTCCATTTCACTCAG GTGCGGGACATGCTTGGAGATGGCCGCCTGATAAAGCGTCGGCTTTGTGATGGAAGAG GTGAATTTCCCATGGATTGCCCCCTTCATGACAGTCTACTACGAGTACATTACAAGGGTATGCTTCTTAATGAGGAAAAGAAGGTCTTCTATGATACAAGAGTTGATAATGATGGTCAGCCTTTGGAGTTCAGTTCTGGAGAAGGGCTA GTCCCTGAAGGATTTGAAATGTGTGTTCGTTTAATGCTTCCTGGAGAGATAGCTCTTGTCACTTGTCCTCCTGATTATGCCTATGACAAGTTCCGGAG GCCAGTTAATGTTCCTGAAGGTGTTCATATTCAATGGGAAATTGAGCTACTTGGTTTTGAGATGCCAAAG GATTGGACTGGTATGGATTTTCCAAGTATAATGGGTGAAGCAGAGAAGATTAGAAACAAA GGAAACAGGCTCTTCAAAGAAGGAAAGTTTGAACTTGCAAAGGCAAAATATGAGAAG GTACTTAGGGAATTTAATCACGTAAATCCACAAGATGATGAAGAAGGGAAGGTTTTTGTAGATACTAGA AACTTGTTAAATTTGAACTTGGCTGCATCCTACCTAAAAATGGGAGATTGCAAAAAGTCCATTGAGTATTGCAATAAG GTTTTGGATGCAAATCCTGCACATGTAAAGGCTCTGTACCGACGTGGAATGGCCTACATGACAGATGGAGATTTTGAGGAAGCAAAAAATGATTTTGAAAAG ATGATGAAAGTTGACAAGTCATCTGAACCTGATGCAACGGCAGCACTTCAAAAACTGAAGCAGAAGAAACAG GAAGTTGAGAAGAAGGCACGTAAACAATTCAAAGGACTATTTGACAAGAAGCCAGGGGAAATCGCAGATGTTGGAACTCAAGATACAGAAGAGAGGAGTACAAGTGAAAATCAGACGAAAGATGGTGAGGAGGATTCAGATGGGATCGAGGAAGAGGCATTGCTTCAAGATCAAGATGCAGCCAATGCACCTAGAGTAGGCTGGTTCTCCCACTTGTGGCCTACTGGTAGAAGACTGTTTTCTGCTCTTGGTTTTCAAAGATGTACTATATTGTGA
- the LOC110648885 gene encoding transcription factor MAMYB, translating to MEFLDEDARPRFFFQSRPIPSSLTDQETQQNPINKPLIFITVSFSSLLLLLSVLYIQTEPFKSLLFWVSISFIIGPFAPSRVTGGDIRVGQGPIVEPLDEEPEIVTEKRAPKKRSKAIRSEETVMAPISAVETINGSSIKERKREVLANSGNGLVTNEGEKEWSEEDLEILKKQMVKNPVGKPRRWEVIAQAFNGKHRVESVIKKAKEMGERKLEDNDSYARFLKNRKPLDTRVQSEIGETKKDNDGGGDETKKDGDGDGDGDDGGVGWSAGEDIALLKALKAFPKDVAMRWEKIAAAVPGKSKAVCMKRVADLKRDFRSSKAGAES from the coding sequence ATGGAGTTCCTGGATGAGGACGCAAGACCCAGATTCTTCTTCCAGTCTCGCCCAATTCCTTCTTCACTCACCGATCAGGAAACCCAACAAAACCCCATTAACAAACCCCTTATCTTCATTACAGTTTCCTTCTCTTCCCTTCTATTGCTTCTTTCTGTTCTTTACATCCAAACTGAACCCTTCAAATCTCTCCTCTTTTGGGTCTCCATCTCCTTCATCATTGGTCCTTTTGCCCCGTCTCGAGTCACTGGCGGTGACATTCGCGTCGGTCAAGGCCCAATCGTCGAGCCCCTTGATGAAGAACCTGAAATCGTAACTGAGAAGAGAGCGCCCAAAAAGAGATCGAAAGCGATCAGATCTGAAGAAACTGTTATGGCTCCAATTTCTGCGGTAGAAACGATAAATGGGTCGTCAattaaggaaagaaagagagaagtttTGGCAAACAGTGGAAATGGGTTGGTGACGAATGAGGGAGAGAAAGAGTGGAGTGAAGAGGACCTGGAGATATTGAAGAAACAGATGGTGAAGAATCCTGTGGGGAAGCCAAGGAGATGGGAGGTAATTGCACAGGCGTTCAATGGGAAGCATAGAGTGGAGAGCGTGATAAAGAAGGCAAAAGAAATGGGGGAGAGGAAGTTGGAGGATAATGATTCATATGCAAGATTTTTGAAGAACAGGAAACCATTGGACACAAGAGTTCAATCTGAGATTGGTGAAACTAAGAAAGATAATGATGGTGGTGGTGATGAAACTAAGAAAGATGGTGACGGTGACGGTGACGGTGATGATGGTGGAGTGGGGTGGAGTGCAGGGGAGGATATTGCATTGCTAAAAGCTTTAAAAGCATTTCCTAAGGATGTGGCAATGAGGTGGGAGAAGATTGCAGCTGCAGTTCCTGGCAAGTCAAAGGCAGTTTGTATGAAGAGAGTTGCTGATTTGAAAAGGGATTTTCGGAGTTCAAAAGCTGGTGCTGAGAGTTAG
- the LOC110648887 gene encoding peptidyl-prolyl cis-trans isomerase PASTICCINO1 isoform X3: MILGLLEGLPTMLKGEVALFKMKPEMHYCEVDCPVSPPSSFPQEDELHFEIEMIDFSKVKVVSDDLGVIKKVVNEGLGWESPREPYEVKARISAKTGNGKVILSHTQEPYCFTFGKSEVPKGLEMGMGTMSREEKAVIYVNNQYLTESPLLSLVEGFDEVHFEVELVHFTQVRDMLGDGRLIKRRLCDGRGEFPMDCPLHDSLLRVHYKGMLLNEEKKVFYDTRVDNDGQPLEFSSGEGLVPEGFEMCVRLMLPGEIALVTCPPDYAYDKFRRPVNVPEGVHIQWEIELLGFEMPKDWTGMDFPSIMGEAEKIRNKGNRLFKEGKFELAKAKYEKVLREFNHVNPQDDEEGKVFVDTRNLLNLNLAASYLKMGDCKKSIEYCNKVLDANPAHVKALYRRGMAYMTDGDFEEAKNDFEKMMKVDKSSEPDATAALQKLKQKKQEVEKKARKQFKGLFDKKPGEIADVGTQDTEERSTSENQTKDGEEDSDGIEEEALLQDQDAANAPRVGWFSHLWPTGRRLFSALGFQRCTIL, encoded by the exons ATGATACTAGGATTGCTGGAAGGACTTCCAACAATGCTGAAGGGTGAAGTGGCATTG TTCAAGATGAAACCTGAAATGCACTATTGCGAGGTTGATTGTCCAGTTTCACCTCCAAGTAGCTTTCCACAGGAAGATGAACTTCATTTTGAGATTGAGATGATAGACTTTTCTAAAGTCAAG GTTGTCAGTGATGATTTGGGAGTTATAAAGAAG GTAGTAAATGAAGGGTTGGGCTGGGAATCTCCAAGGGAACCTTATGAAGTAAAGGCTAG GATTTCTGCAAAGACGGGCAATGGGAAAGTAATTTTATCACATACACAAGAACCATATTGCTTTACTTTTGGGAAATCTGAG GTACCTAAGGGCCTTGAAATGGGGATGGGAACAATGTCACGAGAAGAGAAAGCAGTAATATATGTTAACAACCAGTACTTAACCGAGTCTCCTCTGCTCTCTCTGGTGGAAGGTTTTGATGAAGTTCATTTTGAAGTGGAGCTTGTCCATTTCACTCAG GTGCGGGACATGCTTGGAGATGGCCGCCTGATAAAGCGTCGGCTTTGTGATGGAAGAG GTGAATTTCCCATGGATTGCCCCCTTCATGACAGTCTACTACGAGTACATTACAAGGGTATGCTTCTTAATGAGGAAAAGAAGGTCTTCTATGATACAAGAGTTGATAATGATGGTCAGCCTTTGGAGTTCAGTTCTGGAGAAGGGCTA GTCCCTGAAGGATTTGAAATGTGTGTTCGTTTAATGCTTCCTGGAGAGATAGCTCTTGTCACTTGTCCTCCTGATTATGCCTATGACAAGTTCCGGAG GCCAGTTAATGTTCCTGAAGGTGTTCATATTCAATGGGAAATTGAGCTACTTGGTTTTGAGATGCCAAAG GATTGGACTGGTATGGATTTTCCAAGTATAATGGGTGAAGCAGAGAAGATTAGAAACAAA GGAAACAGGCTCTTCAAAGAAGGAAAGTTTGAACTTGCAAAGGCAAAATATGAGAAG GTACTTAGGGAATTTAATCACGTAAATCCACAAGATGATGAAGAAGGGAAGGTTTTTGTAGATACTAGA AACTTGTTAAATTTGAACTTGGCTGCATCCTACCTAAAAATGGGAGATTGCAAAAAGTCCATTGAGTATTGCAATAAG GTTTTGGATGCAAATCCTGCACATGTAAAGGCTCTGTACCGACGTGGAATGGCCTACATGACAGATGGAGATTTTGAGGAAGCAAAAAATGATTTTGAAAAG ATGATGAAAGTTGACAAGTCATCTGAACCTGATGCAACGGCAGCACTTCAAAAACTGAAGCAGAAGAAACAG GAAGTTGAGAAGAAGGCACGTAAACAATTCAAAGGACTATTTGACAAGAAGCCAGGGGAAATCGCAGATGTTGGAACTCAAGATACAGAAGAGAGGAGTACAAGTGAAAATCAGACGAAAGATGGTGAGGAGGATTCAGATGGGATCGAGGAAGAGGCATTGCTTCAAGATCAAGATGCAGCCAATGCACCTAGAGTAGGCTGGTTCTCCCACTTGTGGCCTACTGGTAGAAGACTGTTTTCTGCTCTTGGTTTTCAAAGATGTACTATATTGTGA
- the LOC110648887 gene encoding peptidyl-prolyl cis-trans isomerase PASTICCINO1 isoform X2, which produces MAVDEEMVPKKKKEPTENEKRRMKIVPGSLMKAEMRPGGGDARPSDGDQVIYHCTVRTLDGVAVESTRLEYGGKDTPIRQVLGKSKMILGLLEGLPTMLKGEVALFKMKPEMHYCEVDCPVSPPSSFPQEDELHFEIEMIDFSKVKVVSDDLGVIKKVVNEGLGWESPREPYEVKARISAKTGNGKVILSHTQEPYCFTFGKSEVPKGLEMGMGTMSREEKAVIYVNNQYLTESPLLSLVEGFDEVHFEVELVHFTQVRDMLGDGRLIKRRLCDGRGEFPMDCPLHDSLLRVHYKGMLLNEEKKVFYDTRVDNDGQPLEFSSGEGLVPEGFEMCVRLMLPGEIALVTCPPDYAYDKFRRPVNVPEGVHIQWEIELLGFEMPKDWTGMDFPSIMGEAEKIRNKGNRLFKEGKFELAKAKYEKVLREFNHVNPQDDEEGKVFVDTRNLLNLNLAASYLKMGDCKKSIEYCNKVLDANPAHVKALYRRGMAYMTDGDFEEAKNDFEKMMKVDKSSEPDATAALQKLKQKKQIFLYDYHLLSRKLRRRHVNNSKDYLTRSQGKSQMLELKIQKRGVQVKIRRKMVRRIQMGSRKRHCFKIKMQPMHLE; this is translated from the exons ATGGCTGTAGACGAGGAAATGGTaccaaagaagaagaaagagcccACTGAAAACGAGAAGAG GAGAATGAAAATTGTGCCTGGGAGTTTGATGAAAGCTGAGATGAGACCGGGTGGCGGTGATGCTAGACCATCAGATGGTGACCAG GTCATATACCATTGCACTGTTAGAACATTGGATGGAGTTGCTGTAGAGTCTACTAGGTTGGAATATGGAG GCAAGGACACTCCAATAAGACAAGTTTTGGGAAAAAGTAAGATGATACTAGGATTGCTGGAAGGACTTCCAACAATGCTGAAGGGTGAAGTGGCATTG TTCAAGATGAAACCTGAAATGCACTATTGCGAGGTTGATTGTCCAGTTTCACCTCCAAGTAGCTTTCCACAGGAAGATGAACTTCATTTTGAGATTGAGATGATAGACTTTTCTAAAGTCAAG GTTGTCAGTGATGATTTGGGAGTTATAAAGAAG GTAGTAAATGAAGGGTTGGGCTGGGAATCTCCAAGGGAACCTTATGAAGTAAAGGCTAG GATTTCTGCAAAGACGGGCAATGGGAAAGTAATTTTATCACATACACAAGAACCATATTGCTTTACTTTTGGGAAATCTGAG GTACCTAAGGGCCTTGAAATGGGGATGGGAACAATGTCACGAGAAGAGAAAGCAGTAATATATGTTAACAACCAGTACTTAACCGAGTCTCCTCTGCTCTCTCTGGTGGAAGGTTTTGATGAAGTTCATTTTGAAGTGGAGCTTGTCCATTTCACTCAG GTGCGGGACATGCTTGGAGATGGCCGCCTGATAAAGCGTCGGCTTTGTGATGGAAGAG GTGAATTTCCCATGGATTGCCCCCTTCATGACAGTCTACTACGAGTACATTACAAGGGTATGCTTCTTAATGAGGAAAAGAAGGTCTTCTATGATACAAGAGTTGATAATGATGGTCAGCCTTTGGAGTTCAGTTCTGGAGAAGGGCTA GTCCCTGAAGGATTTGAAATGTGTGTTCGTTTAATGCTTCCTGGAGAGATAGCTCTTGTCACTTGTCCTCCTGATTATGCCTATGACAAGTTCCGGAG GCCAGTTAATGTTCCTGAAGGTGTTCATATTCAATGGGAAATTGAGCTACTTGGTTTTGAGATGCCAAAG GATTGGACTGGTATGGATTTTCCAAGTATAATGGGTGAAGCAGAGAAGATTAGAAACAAA GGAAACAGGCTCTTCAAAGAAGGAAAGTTTGAACTTGCAAAGGCAAAATATGAGAAG GTACTTAGGGAATTTAATCACGTAAATCCACAAGATGATGAAGAAGGGAAGGTTTTTGTAGATACTAGA AACTTGTTAAATTTGAACTTGGCTGCATCCTACCTAAAAATGGGAGATTGCAAAAAGTCCATTGAGTATTGCAATAAG GTTTTGGATGCAAATCCTGCACATGTAAAGGCTCTGTACCGACGTGGAATGGCCTACATGACAGATGGAGATTTTGAGGAAGCAAAAAATGATTTTGAAAAG ATGATGAAAGTTGACAAGTCATCTGAACCTGATGCAACGGCAGCACTTCAAAAACTGAAGCAGAAGAAACAG ATCTTTCTGTATGACTACCATTTATTAAGCAGGAAGTTGAGAAGAAGGCACGTAAACAATTCAAAGGACTATTTGACAAGAAGCCAGGGGAAATCGCAGATGTTGGAACTCAAGATACAGAAGAGAGGAGTACAAGTGAAAATCAGACGAAAGATGGTGAGGAGGATTCAGATGGGATCGAGGAAGAGGCATTGCTTCAAGATCAAGATGCAGCCAATGCACCTAGAGTAG
- the LOC110648883 gene encoding pentatricopeptide repeat-containing protein At1g32415, mitochondrial: MPAFCLRALKFSLPRNSFYLRFFSLHVSFFNSPTTFSKTHYLQFTINEYQLLHCLSQCRIQDANNLLNKMPERSPHSRIVYWTSLLTKYSRNGFIDEARALFEIMPERNTVSYNAMLSGFLRCGKLSEASRLFEEMPERNVVSWTSMLYGLADAGRICEARRLFEEMPERNVVSWNAMIVGLIRNGDLEDARLVFDKMPVKNVVSWNAMIEGYVENDRIEEARALFEEMEDRNVITWTSMIAGYCRAGEVEEGYFLFQRTPKRNVVSWTAMIGGFTWNGFYEDALLLFLEMKRSTHIIPNAETFISLAYACAGVGFHRLGKQLHAQLIIKGLDHDDYDGRLSKSLTYMYSSFGFMDSAHFIFNKNSNNNIVQSYNCMINGYIRIGQLEKAQNLFDTMPVRDKITWTSMVDGYFSTGNVSQACYLFRNMPDKDAVAWTAMISGHVQNELFDEATYLFSEMQTQGISPLSSTYAILFGAAGAMSCLDQGMQFHGMLIKTLSDMDLILDNSLISMYAKCGEIHSAYRIFSHMTSRDLISWNSMIMGFSHHGLANEALKVFEVMLESGTHPNSITFLGVLSACGHAGFISQGWELYNAMSDVYAIQPGLEHYICMINILGRAGKVKEAEEFILGLPVERNQAIWGALLGVCRFSEKNADIAKRAATRLLEMDPLNASAHVLLSNIYAASGQHIEVQNLRKEMCLKGVRKVPGCSWIVQNGRVNMFLSGDKLDSRGNEMLSFLFHFGDGS; this comes from the coding sequence ATGCCCGCCTTTTGTCTCAGAGCCCTTAAATTCTCTCTTCCAAGAAATTCATTTTACCTTCGTTTCTTTTCTCTCCATGTTAGCTTTTTCAATTCCCCGACAACATTTTCGAAAACCCATTACCTTCAGTTCACAATCAATGAGTACCAACTCCTCCATTGCCTATCCCAGTGTAGGATTCAAGATGCAAACAACCTTCTCAACAAAATGCCTGAGAGAAGCCCCCATAGCCGTATTGTTTATTGGACTTCGTTGCTGACAAAATACTCGAGAAATGGCTTCATTGATGAAGCTCGAGCGCTCTTTGAAATAATGCCTGAGAGAAATACTGTCAGTTATAATGCAATGTTGTCAGGGTTTTTGCGGTGTGGGAAGCTTAGTGAGGCAAGCAGGTTGTTTGAAGAGATGCCAGAGAGGAATGTTGTTTCCTGGACTTCCATGCTTTATGGGTTGGCGGATGCAGGAAGGATTTGTGAGGCAAGAAGGTTGTTTGAGGAGATGCCGGAAAGGAATGTTGTTTCATGGAATGCGATGATTGTTGGGTTAATCAGAAATGGAGATTTGGAGGATGCAAGGTTGGTTTTTGATAAGATGCCAGTCAAGAATGTGGTTTCTTGGAACGCCATGATCGAAGGGTACGTGGAGAATGATAGAATAGAGGAAGCAAGGGCCTTATTTGAAGAGATGGAAGATAGGAATGTGATTACTTGGACAAGCATGATAGCAGGATATTGTAGGGCAGGTGAAGTAGAGGAGGGATATTTTTTGTTTCAGAGGACTCCGAAGAGAAACGTTGTTTCTTGGACAGCTATGATTGGAGGATTCACATGGAATGGCTTCTATGAAGATGCATTGTTGCTTTTTCTTGAGATGAAGAGGAGCACCCACATAATACCAAATGCAGAGACTTTCATTTCACTTGCTTATGCTTGTGCTGGTGTTGGATTTCATCGTCTTGGCAAGCAGTTACATGCTCAATTGATAATTAAGGGGTTAGATCATGATGATTATGATGGCAGGTTATCTAAGAGCCTTACTTACATGTACTCTTCATTTGGCTTCATGGATTCTGCACACTTTATATTTAATaagaactcaaataataatattgTCCAGTCTTATAACTGCATGATAAATGGTTATATTCGAATTGGCCAACTGGAAAAGGCTCAAAATTTGTTTGATACCATGCCTGTCCGGGACAAGATCACTTGGACTTCAATGGTTGATGGATATTTTAGCACTGGAAATGTATCCCAAGCATGCTATCTATTCCGTAACATGCCTGACAAGGATGCAGTTGCATGGACAGCAATGATTTCAGGGCATGTCCAAAATGAGCTTTTTGATGAAGCTACCTATTTGTTCTCAGAGATGCAGACTCAAGGTATTAGTCCTCTAAGTTCTACATATGCTATTCTCTTTGGAGCTGCAGGTGCAATGTCATGTCTTGATCAGGGGATGCAATTTCATGGTATGCTGATAAAGACACTATCTGACATGGACTTGATTCTTGATAATTCTCTGATCTCCATGTATGCAAAATGTGGCGAGATACATAGTGCATATAGAATATTCTCACACATGACTTCTCGTGATCTGATTTCTTGGAATTCCATGATCATGGGATTTTCACATCACGGACTTGCAAATGAAGCGCTAAAAGTTTTTGAAGTCATGCTGGAATCTGGAACTCATCCAAATTCGATTACCTTTCTGGGTGTCCTATCAGCATGTGGCCATGCAGGATTCATCAGTCAAGGATGGGAATTATATAATGCAATGAGTGATGTATATGCAATTcaaccaggtttggaacattacATTTGTATGATCAATATTTTGGGCCGAGCAGGGAAAGTGAAAGAAGCAGAAGAATTCATTTTGGGACTGCCTGTTGAAAGAAATCAGGCTATTTGGGGTGCATTGCTTGGTGTATGTCGTTTTAGTGAGAAAAATGCAGACATTGCTAAAAGAGCTGCCACAAGACTCCTTGAGATGGATCCACTGAATGCATCTGCCCATGTACTGCTCTCCAATATCTATGCTGCAAGTGGCCAACATATTGAGGTACAAAATTTGAGGAAAGAGATGTGTTTGAAGGGTGTGAGGAAGGTCCCCGGATGCAGTTGGATAGTGCAAAATGGAAGAGTTAATATGTTTCTTTCAGGAGATAAATTAGACTCCCGGGGGAATGAAATGCTatcatttttatttcactttggtGATGGATCATAG